AGGATCCTGGCACACATCAGGCGAAGGACCGGCGTCTGGGACCCCTATGCCACTCTGAAACACAGAGAATACAGGGAGGCTCTGGCGGCCCTCAAGGGCCTTCGCGGAAACATTGACGACTGTCTGGAAGACCTTTTGCGTCTGTCCGCCCTCGGAAACTCCACGGACTACTTCACCGGCGGGACATTCACAGGCGATATCCCTGCCCTTGAGGGCGACGTGGACCGGGCGGCGGCCGCGGTCTCCACAGAGAGCGGCGAAATACTGATGCTCGGCGACAACATCGGGGACTTCGTCTTCGATCTTCCCCTCCTGCGCTTTCTCGAGAGAGGCGGCAGGAAGGTGCTCTACACGGTCAGGGAACGTCCGGCGCAGAACGACCTTTCCATGGAGGACGTCCGGCGCCTTGGACTTCACGATCTGCACCCCCGCATCATATCTACGGGAAAGGGCAACGTGGGTCTGCCGAGGGAGGACATCGCGGGCGAGATCGAAAGGCTCTGGAAGAAAGAAGGCCCCGTCATCGCGAAGGGCATGGGGAATTTCGAGACCATCAGCGAATTTGACGGAGAACGTCAGGTGGTATATATAATGAAGGTGAAATGTACCGCGGTCGCCCGGGCAGTCGGCAGCGACACCGGGACATACATAGCTCACGTGAGGTGACGAACCGTATGGCAGGAAAGCAGGATTACTACGAATTGCTCGGCGTCTCCAAAACGGCTTCCGAAGACGAGATAAAGAAGGCGTACAGGAAACTGGCCCTGAAGTACCATCCCGACCGCAACCCGGGAAACAAGGAGGCGGAAGAAAAGTTCAAGCTCATCAACGAGGCCTACGCGGTGCTGAGCGACCCGGAAAAACGCAAGCAGTTCGATGCCTTCGGCATGGGGGGCTTCCAGCAGCGCTACAGCGAAGAGGACATCTTCAGGGGTTTCAACGTGGGAGACCTCTTCAAGGACCTCGGCTTCGGCGGGGGAGACATCTTCAGCATGATCTTCGGCAGGCAGGCAGGCAGGGGGGCAAAGCAGCAGAGGCGGCAGCAGGCGTGGGACTTCAACGATTACATCACGAGGCAGCAGCAAGGCACGCAGACAGCACAGGACCTCGACCTCCACTACGAACTGGAGATACCCTTCATGGACGCCATACATGGGGCGGAAAAACGGATCTCGCTGGCCACGGCGACGGGTACGGAAGAGGTGAACGTCAAGATACCGAAAGGGATCACGAGCGGGAAAAAGCTGAGGTTGAAGGGCAAGGGCAACCAGGGGCGTTCGGGGCAACGTGGTGACCTCTATATAACCATGAAGGTGGCGGAACATCCCGTCTTCAAACGAACGGGCAACGACCTGTACGTGACCAGGGAGGTCAAGGTGACTGACGCGCTTCTGGGGACCGTCGTCGAGGTCCCCTCCATCGACGGGCCGAAAAGGGTCACCATCCCTGCCGGTGTAAAAAGCCATTCCAGGGTCCGTCTGAAAGGCCTTGGTGTCCCCGATCAGGGCGGCGACGAATACGTGGAGGTCATCATCGATATCCCGAAGAAGCTTACAGACAGGCAAAAGGCTCTCCTCGAAGAGCTTAGAAAGGAAGGTCTATAGTGCTCCCCCGCAGGCATATCCTGGATGTCTGGGAACTCATCAAGGACGACGAGGACTTCAGGTCCATGGCCACGATCACACTGGCCATCGACGCCATAAAGTACATGCACAACGAACCGAAGAAGGACCACCTCGTGGAGGCCCTGGAACTCAACGAGTTCATCTGCTTCATGTTCCCCGCCAAGCGTCCGAGGAACAGGTCGCTGCTCTACCACATCGTCTCGGACCTCCTCGGGCTTCTCATGTACGGCATCCCCGATACGCGCAAACACACGATCGATAATATCGAAACGGTCAACTACTCCGAAAAGAACATGGAGATCTATCCCGTCATCGAGGTGTGGAACAACCTCAAGTCGAAAGTCTACAAGAAAAAACACGGCGCCGAAGACATCATAGAAGGTTTCATCAGGAAGATCCGCGTGGAGATGGATGTCCTCGAGCGTTTCCCCTTCGTGGAAGAGACCTTTTTCGAATCGAAGGACACGATAAAAGAATGGCTTCCTTCATTCGCCAGCTATTATGACGAAAGCAGAAAGAAGGTCCGCGGGGCCTATGACCGCTGGTGGGCCCTGTGGGCGTGCGCGGGCAGCAAGGAGGAGATCCTCGGCGCCATGGTCGACCGCCTCGCCTCCCAGGCCGAGCGCGAGTACGAGACCGTCATCGACAAGGAAAAGGTCTTCACCTCCATCATTTCCGACCCCGAAACCAACCGGATGGAAAACGAACTGTTCAGCAGGTGGTACCGGGAAGGGGTAAATTTGTTGCTAAAAATTTAACCCCCGGTATTGACAAAAACTTCCGACCGTCCTTATATTGTTTTTGGCAATCGATTTTCGCAATTGCTAACTTAACAACCACAGAAAGGAGTGTGAAACAATGAAGGTGAAACCATTACAGGACAGAATTCTTGTCAAGAGAATCGAGGAAGAGGAAAGGACGAAGGGCGGCATAATCATTCCTGACGCTGCCAAGGAAAAACCCCAGGAAGGCAAGGTGGTTGCGGTGGGCGACGGAAAGACCCTGGAAAGCGGCCAGAAGGCACCGTTGACCGTGAAACCGGGGGACAAGATCCTTTTCGGCAAATACTCCGGCACGGAAATCAAGGTCGACGGCGAAGAGCATCTCATTCTCAGGGAAGATGATGTTCTTGCGATCGTAGAAGATTAATAAGGAAGGAGGGATCAAAGGATGGCTAAGGAAATCAAGTATGATCAGAATGTAAGGGAGGCACTCCTGAGAGGCGTGAACACGCTGGCTGACGCCGTCAGGGTGACTCTTGGACCTAAAGGCAGAAACGTTATTCTCGAGAAGACCTTCGGTTCTCCCACGGTAACCAAGGACGGCGTGACGGTCGCCAAAGAGGTTGAGGTTGAGGACAGGTTCGAGAACATGGGCGCGCAGATGGTGAAGGAAGTCGCCAGCAAGACGAGCGATGTCGCCGGCGACGGCACCACGACGGCCACGGTCCTCGCCCAGTCGATCTACCGCGAAGGAGCCAAGCTCGTAGCGGCAGGCCACAACCCCATGGAACTGAAACGGGGCATCGAGAAGGCGGTGGAGGTCATCGTCGGCGAGCTGAAGAAGCTCTCCAAGCCGACAAAGGACCAGAAGGAGATCGCCCAGGTCGGCACCATCTCCGCCAACAATGATGACACCATCGGCAACATCATCGCCGAGGCGATGAGCAAGGTCGGCAAGGAAGGCGTCATCACCGTCGAGGAAGCGAAGAGCATGGAAACGACCCTCGACATCGTCGAAGGCATGCAGTTCGACAAGGGCTACATCTCGCCCTATTTCGTAACGAACCCGGAGAAGATGGAAGCCATTCTCGACGAGCCCTTCATCCTCATCAACGAGAAGAAGATCAGCAACATGAAAGACCTCCTCCCGATACTCGAGCAGGTCGCGAAGATGGGCAAGGCCCTCCTCATCGTCTGCGAAGACGTTGAAGGCGAGGCGCTGGCGACACTCGTCGTCAACAAGCTCAGAGGAACCCTGAAGATAGCCGCCGTCAAGGCACCCGGCTTCGGTGACAGGAGAAAGGCGATGCTCGAAGATATCGCCATCCTCACCGGCGGGCAGATGATCTCCGAAGAGCTGGGCATCAAGCTCGAGAGCATAGGCCTCAAGGACCTCGGCCAGGCGAAGAGGGTCGTCATCGACAAGGACAACACGACGATCGTGGACGGCGCCGGCGACAAGAAGGATATCGAGGGACGGGTCAAACAGATCCGCACCCAGATCGAAGAGACCACATCCGATTACGACAGGGAAAAACTCCAGGAAAGGCTCGCGAAACTCGTCGGCGGCGTTGCCGTCATCAACGTGGGCGCGGCCACGGAATCGGAAATGAAGGAGAAGAAGGCCCGCGTCGAGGACGCCCTCAATGCCACCAAGGCAGCCGTTGAGGAAGGCATCGTGCCGGGCGGCGGCGTGTCCTTTATCAGGGCCATTGCCAAGCTCGACGAGCTCAAACTCGACGGCGAAAAGCAGTTCGGCGTCAACATCGTCAAGAAGGCCCTCGAGGACCCGCTGAGATGGATCGCGACCAACGCCGGTCATGATGGCTCGATAATCATTGAGAAGGTAAAGAACGGGACCGGCAATTTCGGCTTCGACGCCGCGAAGGA
Above is a genomic segment from Syntrophorhabdus sp. containing:
- a CDS encoding co-chaperone GroES, coding for MKVKPLQDRILVKRIEEEERTKGGIIIPDAAKEKPQEGKVVAVGDGKTLESGQKAPLTVKPGDKILFGKYSGTEIKVDGEEHLILREDDVLAIVED
- the groL gene encoding chaperonin GroEL (60 kDa chaperone family; promotes refolding of misfolded polypeptides especially under stressful conditions; forms two stacked rings of heptamers to form a barrel-shaped 14mer; ends can be capped by GroES; misfolded proteins enter the barrel where they are refolded when GroES binds), giving the protein MAKEIKYDQNVREALLRGVNTLADAVRVTLGPKGRNVILEKTFGSPTVTKDGVTVAKEVEVEDRFENMGAQMVKEVASKTSDVAGDGTTTATVLAQSIYREGAKLVAAGHNPMELKRGIEKAVEVIVGELKKLSKPTKDQKEIAQVGTISANNDDTIGNIIAEAMSKVGKEGVITVEEAKSMETTLDIVEGMQFDKGYISPYFVTNPEKMEAILDEPFILINEKKISNMKDLLPILEQVAKMGKALLIVCEDVEGEALATLVVNKLRGTLKIAAVKAPGFGDRRKAMLEDIAILTGGQMISEELGIKLESIGLKDLGQAKRVVIDKDNTTIVDGAGDKKDIEGRVKQIRTQIEETTSDYDREKLQERLAKLVGGVAVINVGAATESEMKEKKARVEDALNATKAAVEEGIVPGGGVSFIRAIAKLDELKLDGEKQFGVNIVKKALEDPLRWIATNAGHDGSIIIEKVKNGTGNFGFDAAKEEYVDDMMEAGIIDPTKVTRTALQNAASVASLLLTTDCMIAEKPKDKGAQMPMMPPGGMGGMDGMY
- a CDS encoding DnaJ domain-containing protein translates to MAGKQDYYELLGVSKTASEDEIKKAYRKLALKYHPDRNPGNKEAEEKFKLINEAYAVLSDPEKRKQFDAFGMGGFQQRYSEEDIFRGFNVGDLFKDLGFGGGDIFSMIFGRQAGRGAKQQRRQQAWDFNDYITRQQQGTQTAQDLDLHYELEIPFMDAIHGAEKRISLATATGTEEVNVKIPKGITSGKKLRLKGKGNQGRSGQRGDLYITMKVAEHPVFKRTGNDLYVTREVKVTDALLGTVVEVPSIDGPKRVTIPAGVKSHSRVRLKGLGVPDQGGDEYVEVIIDIPKKLTDRQKALLEELRKEGL
- a CDS encoding DUF89 family protein, with protein sequence MKVQEPCRACLEGLARKTTALSGNDPGVLDSSLSLLEDLFDADATPPWIAGRILAHIRRRTGVWDPYATLKHREYREALAALKGLRGNIDDCLEDLLRLSALGNSTDYFTGGTFTGDIPALEGDVDRAAAAVSTESGEILMLGDNIGDFVFDLPLLRFLERGGRKVLYTVRERPAQNDLSMEDVRRLGLHDLHPRIISTGKGNVGLPREDIAGEIERLWKKEGPVIAKGMGNFETISEFDGERQVVYIMKVKCTAVARAVGSDTGTYIAHVR